One window from the genome of Carassius carassius unplaced genomic scaffold, fCarCar2.1 SCAFFOLD_101, whole genome shotgun sequence encodes:
- the LOC132137462 gene encoding COP9 signalosome complex subunit 6 — protein MAASNGGGMEVDATASPSVMASGVTGSVSVALHPLVILNISDHWIRIRSQEGRAMQVVGALIGKQEGRNIEVMNSFELLFQTVEDQIHIDKEYYYIKEEQFKQVFKDMEFLGWYTTGGTPDQSDIHIHKQVCEIIESPLFLKLNPMTKHTDLPVSVYESVIDIISGEATMLFAELPYTLATEEAERIGVDHVARMMAIGTGENSTVAEHLIAQHSAIKMLHSRVKVILEYVKAVQAGEVPFNHEILREANALCHRLPVLNTLKFKTDFYDQCNDVGLMAYLGTITKTCNSMNQFINKFNVLYDRQGIGRRMRGLFF, from the exons ATGGCGGCGAGTAACGGCGGAGGAATGGAGGTGGACGCGACAG cgagCCCCAGTGTGATGGCATCTGGAGTCACGGGGAGTGTGTCTGTAGCTCTGCATCCGCTCGTGATCCTGAATATCTCCGATCACTGGATCCGGATCCGCTCGCAGGAGGGACGAGCCATgcagg TCGTCGGCGCTCTGATCGGTAAACAGGAGGGCAGGAACATCGAGGTGATGAACTCGTTTGAGCTGCTGTTTCAGACTGTAGAGGATCAGATTCACATCGATAAAGAGTATTACTACATTAAAGAAGAGCAGT TCAAGCAGGTTTTTAAGGACATGGAGTTTCTGGGCTGGTACACGACTGGCGGCACTCCGGACCAATCAGATATCCACATTCATAAGCAG gtgtGTGAGATCATCGAGAGTCCACTGTTCCTGAAGCTTAACCCCATGACCAAACACACCGac CTGCCAGTCAGTGTGTATGAATCTGTGATTGACATCATCAGCGgagag GCCACTATGCTGTTTGCTGAGCTGCCGTACACACTAGCGACAGAAGAAGCAGAGCGCATCGGAGTCGATCACGTCGCACGGATGATGGCCATCGGGACGGGAGAGAACTccaccg TGGCGGAGCATCTGATCGCTCAGCACAGTGCTATAAAGATGCTGCACAGCCGCGTGAAGGTCATTCTGGAGTACGTCAAAGCAGTGCAGGCAg gtgaGGTCCCGTTCAATCATGAGATCCTGCGGGAGGCGAATGCTCTCTGTCACCGTCTGCCGGTTCTCAACACGCTCAAGTTCAAGACGGACTTCTATGAC CAATGTAATGACGTGGGTCTGATGGCGTATCTGGGAACCATCACCAAAACCTGCAACAGCATGAACCAGTTCATCAACAAGTTCAACGTTCTGTACGACAGGCAGGGCATCGGCCGGCGCATGAGGGGCCTGTTCTTCTGA